DNA sequence from the Elusimicrobiota bacterium genome:
GCCTAGCGCAGGCGGAGGGGTGGAAACGGCACCAAACCAACCCCCGGGGTTGGGTTTGGTCAGGTACCAGTTATTCCAAGGAGGAAACATATATGCCGATTGTAAGGATTGAGATGTGGCCCGGACGGCCGGCTGAAACTAAAAAAAAGATTGCGCAAGATGTAACGAAATCGCTTGTAGATAATATCGGTTGCCCTGCGCAAGCCGTTACCGTTGTTTTTGATGATAGGCCGCAGGAAAACTGGGCCATCGGCGGCCAGCTTCAAAGCGAGATGTTTAAGAAATAGGGGACGGGGTCAGGAAATAAGGTATGGATGCCATTGCCAATGTGGCGAGTCCTTCCAAAGCTTCAGCGAATGAGGATGTTTGTAATGGATGTGGAAAAGAAAAATAGGGTGTAAGAAAAAAAGGAGGATGTCATGAAAAGATTGCTAGCTTTATTGTTAGTAGCGGCGTTGGTTGTACCATCATCTTTTGCGGCTTCAAAAACAGCTGTTTCAAAAACAACTGTAAAAGATCTTCTGACGGATCAAAACAGCGTGTTGGTTTTGGTGGACTATCAACCCGGGATGTTTAAAGGGATTGATTCAGGTAACAGAACCACGATGAAAAATGCTGCTGTTTCTGCGGCAAAAGCTGCGAGTATTTTGAAGGTGCCGGTTGTCCTTACGTCCATCTATCCTCAAGGCAACGGAGA
Encoded proteins:
- a CDS encoding tautomerase family protein; its protein translation is MPIVRIEMWPGRPAETKKKIAQDVTKSLVDNIGCPAQAVTVVFDDRPQENWAIGGQLQSEMFKK